One segment of Akkermansiaceae bacterium DNA contains the following:
- a CDS encoding SpoIIE family protein phosphatase, whose translation MTIPVYAIIAITAILFVVCLMALRTRGQRLIQLEKEKEDIIGEEQRMFDFLHHLGQAIEKDITPAQLYKEIVDGFSDVLSADGGALYLLSDDRLYLVPKYISSGCPLLVGVPVEISNRAKKDPRVLSSHVLLSKVSVDEGVLGAALATGGCLHIPNVKNHESFRDAFISYEENISAMIATLNYGGRDLGVVAVIRRHENGTFSSNDFDVFRSVSEQSAFAMGNAVIHQELTEKRKLDDEIRTAREVQNVLLPSTEPIMPGYRVSGSNTPARMISGDYFDYIKLPENRSGVVIADVTGKGVPAGLLMAMCRSVLRLIAKVTASPSAVLGLVNRHLFPDVREDMFVSLVYVVLDNGTGNLRLCRAGHDAPLMFRGGAGKIETIKPPGLALGIDEGDVFDRVTKDLDIVMESGDCLLLYTDGVCEAVDKDDNEFGAGRLKTVFLQSAPMGAEAVVDSIRQAVSNFAGDQPQMDDITLIAIEKR comes from the coding sequence ATGACAATTCCTGTCTATGCGATCATCGCCATCACGGCCATCCTCTTTGTTGTTTGTTTGATGGCATTGCGCACGAGGGGGCAGCGTCTCATTCAGCTTGAAAAGGAAAAAGAGGATATCATTGGTGAGGAGCAGAGAATGTTCGACTTCCTGCACCACCTTGGCCAGGCCATCGAAAAAGACATCACCCCGGCACAGCTCTACAAGGAAATCGTGGACGGGTTCAGCGATGTGTTGAGCGCGGACGGTGGGGCGCTCTATTTGCTGAGTGACGACCGGCTGTACCTGGTGCCCAAATATATTTCATCCGGTTGCCCGCTTCTGGTCGGGGTGCCGGTTGAGATCAGTAACCGGGCTAAAAAAGACCCCCGCGTCCTGAGTAGCCATGTGCTTCTGTCAAAAGTGTCTGTCGATGAAGGGGTGCTCGGAGCCGCTTTGGCAACCGGCGGCTGCCTCCACATTCCCAATGTCAAAAACCACGAGTCGTTTCGTGATGCGTTTATCAGTTATGAAGAAAACATTTCCGCGATGATTGCCACACTCAATTACGGCGGTCGGGATCTTGGTGTCGTGGCTGTGATTCGCAGACATGAAAACGGCACCTTTTCCTCGAACGATTTTGATGTGTTTCGATCAGTTTCCGAGCAGTCTGCTTTTGCGATGGGCAATGCAGTGATCCATCAGGAATTGACCGAAAAACGCAAGTTGGACGATGAGATCCGCACGGCACGCGAGGTTCAGAACGTCCTCTTGCCATCGACTGAGCCGATCATGCCAGGCTATCGCGTCAGTGGCAGTAACACACCGGCCAGGATGATCAGTGGGGATTATTTCGATTATATCAAACTGCCTGAAAACCGTTCGGGCGTAGTGATCGCCGATGTCACCGGCAAAGGTGTCCCCGCTGGCTTGCTGATGGCAATGTGTCGAAGCGTTTTACGCCTCATCGCGAAGGTAACCGCCAGCCCGTCCGCAGTCCTCGGCCTGGTCAACAGGCATCTTTTTCCCGATGTTAGGGAAGATATGTTTGTCAGTCTTGTTTACGTGGTGCTTGATAACGGCACTGGTAATTTACGCCTCTGCCGGGCTGGGCATGATGCGCCCTTGATGTTTCGTGGAGGCGCTGGGAAGATCGAGACGATCAAACCTCCCGGCCTGGCCCTGGGAATCGACGAGGGGGATGTGTTTGACCGGGTCACCAAGGACCTCGATATCGTGATGGAGTCCGGCGACTGCCTGCTGCTTTACACAGACGGCGTATGCGAAGCCGTCGACAAGGACGATAACGAGTTTGGTGCCGGTCGGCTCAAAACCGTATTCTTGCAGTCTGCACCTATGGGCGCGGAGGCTGTGGTCGACTCCATTCGGCAAGCTGTATCTAACTTCGCAGGTGACCAGCCCCAAATGGATGACATCACTCTGATCGCGATCGAAAAAAGATAG
- a CDS encoding STAS domain-containing protein: MLKEWCEREINNGAICIVVDLAACKGMDSTFMGTMAGLAMRLMKIPDGRLQVAEPGERNRKSLEDLGLDVLMQIDPIDASWRGKMEDVRAKLETCEMLQEKIDHAPHVLEAHQQLCEADSSNTQKFGTVLDFLEAEVKAKEAAKR, encoded by the coding sequence ATGCTTAAGGAATGGTGCGAGCGTGAGATCAATAATGGGGCAATCTGCATTGTTGTTGATCTCGCGGCTTGCAAGGGAATGGACTCCACATTCATGGGAACGATGGCTGGGCTGGCCATGCGCTTGATGAAAATACCGGACGGCAGGCTTCAAGTCGCCGAGCCGGGAGAAAGGAATCGCAAGTCCCTCGAGGACCTGGGGCTTGATGTCCTGATGCAGATTGATCCTATCGACGCAAGCTGGCGCGGGAAGATGGAGGATGTTAGGGCTAAGCTTGAAACCTGTGAAATGCTCCAGGAGAAAATCGACCACGCACCACATGTCCTCGAGGCTCATCAGCAGTTATGCGAAGCTGATTCAAGCAATACCCAGAAGTTCGGAACGGTGCTTGATTTTCTAGAGGCTGAGGTCAAGGCCAAGGAAGCCGCCAAACGATGA
- the proB gene encoding glutamate 5-kinase: protein MPQDIVVIKIGTGVLTREQDGTLDEASLVRLVTSVAELVSAGIPCVMVSSGAVGAGVSALNLKGYPDDTPSRQACAAVGQTRLMHAYENLFQKFRLNVAQILLTAADLDNVNPSDHVMNTLHRLLKEKNIVPIINENDSVAIQELRVGDNDMLSAKVARMLGARLLIMLSTVDGLQRADGTVVELVEDVDAVADHVRSDHGKFSIGGMASKLKAVKFALDAGVETVIASGRKPSALAAIVAGGEGGTRFSL, encoded by the coding sequence ATGCCACAAGATATCGTAGTCATTAAAATTGGAACGGGTGTATTGACCCGTGAGCAGGACGGGACTTTGGACGAGGCTTCTCTCGTCCGGTTAGTCACCTCGGTCGCAGAGCTGGTATCCGCAGGGATTCCGTGTGTGATGGTTTCCAGCGGTGCCGTGGGTGCAGGGGTATCGGCTCTGAACTTAAAAGGCTATCCTGACGACACGCCCTCCCGTCAAGCCTGTGCCGCTGTCGGCCAGACCCGGTTGATGCATGCGTATGAGAACCTTTTTCAGAAGTTCAGACTGAATGTTGCGCAAATTCTCCTTACCGCAGCCGACCTCGACAATGTCAATCCGAGTGATCATGTGATGAACACCCTGCACCGCTTGCTGAAAGAGAAAAACATCGTGCCGATCATCAATGAAAACGACTCGGTGGCGATCCAGGAGCTGAGGGTGGGGGACAACGATATGCTGTCGGCGAAGGTGGCCCGCATGCTCGGTGCCCGCTTACTCATCATGCTGAGCACGGTCGATGGCCTGCAGCGGGCAGATGGAACTGTGGTGGAGCTGGTTGAGGATGTCGATGCCGTTGCAGATCACGTTAGATCAGACCACGGGAAGTTTTCAATCGGCGGCATGGCATCCAAACTCAAGGCCGTCAAATTCGCCCTCGATGCTGGCGTGGAAACGGTGATCGCCAGTGGCAGGAAACCATCTGCCCTGGCTGCCATTGTTGCCGGGGGGGAGGGAGGGACCCGCTTCTCGCTCTGA